GAAGGGGCTTATATCTGTGGAGCAGAAGGGCACACAGCGCTATTATTCGGCTTCATTGAATGCATCAGTGGAACTGCTGAAGGAACTGGTAGCTGCTTTGGAAGAAGAGTGTTTGTAGATTAATAGTGATAAAACATGCTTTTGCATGTGCCTTATAGGTTCGTAAGTTTAAACGCTTGATCAATAATGAGTAGAGGAGTATGTATATATGACAACGACTATACAGGAAGTAACCAGTCAGGAAGTTGAACAGATTTTGGAGCAGCAACGACAGTTCTTTAGTTCCGGGGCCACAAGATCGGCAGAAGCTCGAATTGCACGTCTGACCCAACTGAAGCAGGCCATTCAAAAGTACGAATCCAGACTGACAGAAGCTCTCTATAAGGATTTGGGCAAAAGTGAGTTCGAATCCTACACAACCGAGATCGGATTTATGATGGATAGCATCACACACACCATTCGTAAAGTGAATAAATGGGTGAAACCCGTTAAAGTGAAAACGCAAATGGCACTCCTTGGTTCGAGAAGTTATATCATACCCGAACCCTACGGGGCGGTTCTGATTATCGGACCGTTTAATTATCCTTTTCAACTCTTAATCGAACCATTGGTAGGTGCTATTGCAGCAGGTAACACAGCCGTGCTCAAAGCGTCAGAGAATACACCTGCGGTGTCCGCTGTTGTACGTGAAATGATTGCGAGTGTGTTCGAACCGGCATACGTACAAGTGCTCGATGGTGCAAAAGATACAACAACAGCGCTGATTAACGCGCCATTCGACTATATCTTTTTTACAGGCAGTGTACCGGTAGGCAAGATTGTGATGGAGGCAGCTGCCAAAAATCTCGTTCCCGTTACGTTAGAACTTGGAGGCAAGAGCCCTGTCATCGTGGATGAACAGGCGGATATCAAAGTAGCAGCTGAGCGCATTATATGGGGCAAACTGCTCAATACAGGACAGACCTGTATCGCACCCGATTATTTACTTGTGCATGAGCGCGTGAAGGAACCGTTAATTACAGAGATGAAGGCAGCAATCGTGTCTTTCTTTGGTTCGGATATCCAGCACAACAAGGACTATGGGCGAATCGTGAACAAGGGACATTTTAAACGTCTGACGACTTTGATTGAGCGGGATCAGGCCAAAGTGATATATGGGGGAGCTTCGGATGAGGAAGATCGCTTCATTGAACCTACACTGATTGATGCGGAGTCCTGGGATGCAGCAACGATGGAAGATGAGATTTTTGGACCGATTCTGCCGATCATTAGCTATCGTAACTTGGATGAAGCCATTGTAGAAATCGTCAAGCGGCCGAAACCACTCGCTTTGTATCTGTTTACTTCCGACACCCAGATTCAGGACAAAGTGCTGCGCGAAGTTTCTTTTGGAGGCGGCTGCATTAACGATACGATCACGCATGTTGCGAATCCGCGTCTGCCGTTTGGCGGTGTTGGTCATTCCGGTATTGGTTCGTATCATGGGCAATACAGCTTCGAAACCTTCTCTCATCTCAAAAGTGTACTGAAAAAAAGCACCAAATTGAATCTGCCGATTCTATATCCACCGTATGATAACAAGCTGAAGCTGATTAAGCGTTTGTTGAAATAAAAAATAAGAAAGACAAACAGCCTGCTAATGGACCTTATTCCTGAGCAGGCTTTTCCTGTCGGTAACGGGAGGGTGACATGCCGGACCAGCGCTTGAATTGACGA
The nucleotide sequence above comes from Paenibacillus sp. W2I17. Encoded proteins:
- a CDS encoding aldehyde dehydrogenase, with the protein product MTTTIQEVTSQEVEQILEQQRQFFSSGATRSAEARIARLTQLKQAIQKYESRLTEALYKDLGKSEFESYTTEIGFMMDSITHTIRKVNKWVKPVKVKTQMALLGSRSYIIPEPYGAVLIIGPFNYPFQLLIEPLVGAIAAGNTAVLKASENTPAVSAVVREMIASVFEPAYVQVLDGAKDTTTALINAPFDYIFFTGSVPVGKIVMEAAAKNLVPVTLELGGKSPVIVDEQADIKVAAERIIWGKLLNTGQTCIAPDYLLVHERVKEPLITEMKAAIVSFFGSDIQHNKDYGRIVNKGHFKRLTTLIERDQAKVIYGGASDEEDRFIEPTLIDAESWDAATMEDEIFGPILPIISYRNLDEAIVEIVKRPKPLALYLFTSDTQIQDKVLREVSFGGGCINDTITHVANPRLPFGGVGHSGIGSYHGQYSFETFSHLKSVLKKSTKLNLPILYPPYDNKLKLIKRLLK